One Paroedura picta isolate Pp20150507F chromosome 16, Ppicta_v3.0, whole genome shotgun sequence genomic region harbors:
- the SCAF1 gene encoding splicing factor, arginine/serine-rich 19 isoform X2, which yields MSRRKWCRSSRSEGLGGSWLGTGDPALVCVRNPSVGEVFEPHSPAAVPALAGVLDYLEWTYHLTQEVESSLGTQVVYGEEGMEEVELVAEVRLGDVGALSGIFRRDRSWRMQKSVCLASSAPCWRGRRDGPISHSSLLDQPYPLDPHRTLPVVDKGPWTSALVRSEVSLSPKTDRTSTYLGMTLGTGMGISNGGQQRPQSATGRESESQQRSQPPPANSLDKADSSTSSSSSSCSSSASSVSRHQGLPGDGGGSVNPCPAMHSPDLDIYDPFHPTDEDNLNGDFGFGDSPHKESEGGRHDQKYDPFDPTGSNPSSSASTPSPEEDEEEEEEEEEEEEDDRDQPPPDMSHSISRISETLAGIYDENSLSQDFPSSDKGQEDSEPEAEPGRDYESESVCPTEPPEGKEPPGADSTLPEELPPAQLDSKTPEPRRRVFVVDIAPKGRLDAEAKPQLEGKVSLEVVTVGNAKLRTGEKASKGSGYHRGGRRTSMEWDGSGGGDSEIEEGEIVQPEDERYSPIRLFRSRCRPAEQRTLRVVEGDDFLSLHADSDDEGALQIDFSESQPDPRWKGVDLRRKILTQRRERYHRAPSPLPPPPPPPAPKRPTSKSHSGSSSGSCKKSKRERKRSREHKASKSKESYASSWNPKKKSKSRSKSKERRRSRHRTSRSRSHHRTSRSWSPSISTSLSAVGSSHTSAERRKSRRSKSKEKRRGRRSQSHSSSSRAHRSRHKDKHRGDSSRKKKKHSRSHSREKHPSRRLSKDKEREREVHLLEEPKSEKVLMERRRDARTVVPPSIQDLNDNDLFTIKRTITVNQQEKLEGLLETPERAKREVLYDSEGISFDTCFSDREPAEESKSSGARSVTKEEAVPSRKDKRPEEDTKQKLPKEKERKRTYPEDRPSTRDKYKKKLKEGPPCSEQQEMPKAEKKARPDRDKAGKKIKAGSHKESGKLGSGRKVKLQSKVAVLIREGVSSTTSVKEVGSIGVKFSRDKESRSPFLKSEEKVLMVGASGAGQGEMANVKEPGFKPKKAKGLKAKLGVKKLKGVKPKGASEPKKKKKLKVKTGLKKSKADSCSQGTSSPIRVKEEPSWSGSEKSEGTAKPPSPQPLAPGQELTPDSQTVDSSCKTPDVSFLPEDPPVEQPIVLEDEPEADSLSETKEEQPPQQPHHTPRTLPPPSAPMSWNLQGGVDCTSGVLALTALLFKMEEANLASRAKAQELIQATNQILTHTKPSTSLGPPQPPAPPTHPPVSHLTVPPVSYLLQSSLPMGGCGSTPPTPTGVLPGALSQAPAGPPSAGIFASSSGTDLGSTSSEGRGDSDKYLKKLHTQERAVEEVKLAIKPYYQKKEITKEEYKDILRKAVHKICHSKSGEINPVKVNNLVKAYVQRYKYFRKHGRKMDEEPGPPKEMGGLDKSGLPMPPL from the exons ATGAGCCGAAGGAAATGGTGTCGGAGTTCCAGATCTGAAGGACTTGGAGGAAGTTGGTTGGGAACAGGGGATCCTGCATTGGTCTGTGTTAGGAACCCATCAGTGGGTGAG gTTTTTGAGCCTCATTCTCCTGCTGCAGTACCTGCCTTAGCTGGAGTCCTGGATTACCTGGAATGGACATACCATTTGACCCAGGAAGTAGAAAGCTCATTGGGGACCCAGGTGGTTTA TGGGGAAGAAGGTATGGAAGAAGTAGAGCTGGTGGCTGAAGTCCGGCTGGGGGACGTTGGTGCCTTGTCGGGCATCTTTAGAAGAGATCGGTCCTGGAGGATGCAGAAGTCTG TCTGCCTTGCATCATCAGCACCATGCTGGCGAGGAAGAAGGGACGGCCCCATCAGCCATTCTTCTCTTCTTGACCAGCCCTATCCTCTGGACCCGCATAGGACTCTGCCAGTAGTGGATAAGGGCCCTTGGACTTCTGCTTTGGTCAGGAGTGAGGTTTCACTGTCCCCTAAAACAGACAGGACTTCAACTTATCTGGGCATGACTCTAGGTACTGGCATGGGAATATCCAATGGGGGGCAGCAACGGCCGCAGAGTGCCACAGGCCGTGAATCCGAATCACAGCAGCGTTCCCAGCCACCGCCTGCCAACTCCTTGGACAAGGCCGATTCcagcacctcctcctcttcctcgtccTGCTCTTCATCAGCATCCTCTGTGTCTCGTCATCAAGGCCTCCCTGGCGATGGAGGTGGCTCTGTCAACCCTTGCCCTGCAATGCATTCTCCAGACTTGGATATTTATGATCCCTTCCATCCCACTGATGAAGATAACCTAAATGGCGATTTTGGCTTTGGTGATTCACCCCACAAAGAGTCAGAGGGTGGCCGACATGACCAGAAATATGACCCCTTTGACCCCACAGGCTCCAATCCCAGTTCTTCTGCTAGCACCCCTTCTcctgaggaggatgaggaggaggaggaggaggaggaggaggaagaggaagatgatcGTGACCAGCCGCCTCCTGACATGTCCCACAGTATCAGCCGCATCTCAGAAACTTTAGCTGGGATCTATGATGAGAACAGCTTGAGCCAAGATTTCCCCAGCTCAGACAAAGGGCAAGAGGATTCGGAGCCTGAAGCAGAACCTGGCAGAGATTATGAAAGTGAGTCTGTCTGTCCCACTGAGCCTCCAGAGGGTAAGGAGCCCCCTGGTGCTGATTCCACGCTCCCAGAGGAACTTCCACCAGCACAGTTGGACTCTAAAACTCCTGAACCACGCAGAAGGGTCTTTGTGGTAGACATAGCACCTAAAGGCCGCTTGGATGCCGAAGCAAAGCCCCAGCTAGAGGGTAAAGTGTCTCTGGAAGTAGTAACGGTCGGAAATGCCAAGCTAAGGACTGGGGAGAAAGCATCCAAGGGAAGTGGATATCACCGGGGTGGACGAAGGACCTCAATGGAATGGGATGGGAGTGGAGGTGGAGACTCAGAAATTGAGGAAGGGGAGATTGTCCAGCCAGAAGATGAAAGGTATAGTCCCATTCGACTGTTTCGGAGCAGGTGTCGCCCTGCTGAGCAGCGTACCCTGCGGGTGGTGGAAGGAGACGACTTCCTGTCATTACACGCTGACTCAGATGATGAAGGAGCCTTGCAGATTGACTTCAGTGAGAGCCAGCCGGATCCTCGTTGGAAAGGTGTGGATTTGAGGCGGAAGATCCTGACTCAACGCCGAGAACGTTACCATCGTGCCCCATCCCCCTtgccgccacctccccctcctccagcccccAAACGCCCCACTTCCAAGTCCCACTCCGGTTCTAGCTCCGGCTCCTGTAAGAAATCAAAGAGGGAGCGCAAAAGATCGCGAGAACACAAGGCTTCGAAATCCAAGGAATCGTATGCCTCTTCATGGAACCCGAAGAAGAAGTCCAAGTCTCGCTCCAAGTCCAAGGAGCGTCGACGCTCGCGTCACAGGACCTCCCGGTCTCGCTCGCATCACCGGACCTCCCGTTCCTGGTCACCCTCAATCAGCACCAGCTTGTCTGCGGTTGGTTCTTCGCACACCTCTGCAGAGCGTCGCAAAAGCAGGCGTTCTAAGTCAAAGGAGAAGCGGAGGGGGCGTCGTTCCCAatcacacagcagcagcagccgtgcCCATCGCAGCAGACACAAAGACAAACATCGTGGAGatagcagcaggaagaagaagaaacactCCCGGTCTCACTCACGTGAGAAACATCCCTCCCGTCGCTTATCTAAGGACAAGGAGCGGGAGCGGGAGGTCCACTTGCTGGAGGAACCCAAGTCAGAAAAGGTCTTGATGGAGAGACGGAGAGATGCACGGACTGTGGTGCCACCCTCAATCCAAGACCTCAATGACAATGACCTTTTCACCATCAAGCGGACCATCACAGTTAACCAGCAAGAGAAATTAGAGGGACTGTTGGAGACCCCAGAAAGAGCGAAGCGAGAGGTGCTCTATGACTCTGAGGGAATTAGCTTTGATACTTGTTTCTCAGACCGCGAGCCTGCTGAGGAATCCAAGTCCAGTGGGGCTCGCTCAGTAACCAAGGAGGAGGCAGTCCCCTCCCGTAAGGATAAGCGGCCCGAGGAGGACACCAAGCAGAAATTGCCTAAGGAGAAGGAACGCAAGAGGACCTACCCTGAGGACCGTCCCAGTACCCGTGACAAATACAAAAAGAAGCTCAAAGAGGGGCCTCCCTGTTCTGAACAGCAGGAGATGCCCAAGGCAGAAAAGAAAGCCCGACCCGATAGGGACAAGGCTGGGAAGAAAATTAAAGCTGGAAGTCACAAGGAGAGCGGCAAGCTAGGCTCAGGCCGGAAAGTGAAGCTCCAGTCTAAGGTGGCCGTGCTGATCCGGGAAGGGGTAAGCAGCACCACGTCAGTGAAGGAAGTCGGCTCCATTGGCGTGAAATTTAGCCGTGATAAGGAGAGCCGATCACCTTTCCTCAAGTCTGAGGAGAAGGTGCTGATGGTTGGGGCTTCAGGAGCAGGGCAAGGTGAGATGGCCAACGTCAAGGAGCCAGGTTTTAAGCCCAAGAAAGCCAAAGGACTAAAGGCCAAGTTGGGCGTGAAGAAGCTAAAGGGAGTCAAGCCAAAAGGTGCCTCAGagcccaaaaaaaagaaaaagctcaaGGTGAAGACAGGTCTGAAGAAGtcgaaagcagacagctgcagccAGGGCACAAGTAGCCCTATAAGGGTCAAGGAAGAGCCTTCATGGTCTGGCTCAGAGAAGTCAGAAGGCACTGCCAAGCCACCAAGCCCTCAGCCATTGGCTCCCGGCCAGGAGCTCACACCAGATTCCCAGACTGTGGATAGCAGTTGCAAGACTCCtgatgtctccttccttcctgaagacCCCCCGGTTGAGCAGCCCATTGTGCTGGAGGATGAGCCCGAAGCAGACAGCTTGTCTGAGACCAAAGAGGAGCAGCCGCCACAGCAGCCTCACCACACTCCACGCACTTTGCCTCCCCCATCTGCTCCCATGTCTTGGAACCTGCAGGGTGGGGTTGACTGCACCAGCGGCGTCTTGGCAT TGACTGCCTTGCTCTTCAAGATGGAAGAGGCCAACCTTGCAAGCCGGGCAAAAGCCCAGGAGCTTATTCAAGCAACCAACCAG ATCCTGACCCACACCAAGCCTTCAACCTCCTTGGGGCCTCCCCAACCACCggcaccacccacccacccacccgtgtCACATCTGACTGTCCCACCTGTCTCATACCTACTTCAGAGTTCCTTGCCTATGGGAGGATGTGGCTCAACGCCCCCCACCCCTACGGGGGTGCTGCCAGGGGCTTTGAGCCAGGCTCCGGCAGGTCCACCCTCGGCTGGCATCTTTGCTTCCTCGTCGGGCACCGATCTGGGCAGCACCAGCTCTGAGGGACGTGGAGACAGTGATAAG
- the SCAF1 gene encoding splicing factor, arginine/serine-rich 19 isoform X3: protein MTLGTGMGISNGGQQRPQSATGRESESQQRSQPPPANSLDKADSSTSSSSSSCSSSASSVSRHQGLPGDGGGSVNPCPAMHSPDLDIYDPFHPTDEDNLNGDFGFGDSPHKESEGGRHDQKYDPFDPTGSNPSSSASTPSPEEDEEEEEEEEEEEEDDRDQPPPDMSHSISRISETLAGIYDENSLSQDFPSSDKGQEDSEPEAEPGRDYESESVCPTEPPEGKEPPGADSTLPEELPPAQLDSKTPEPRRRVFVVDIAPKGRLDAEAKPQLEGKVSLEVVTVGNAKLRTGEKASKGSGYHRGGRRTSMEWDGSGGGDSEIEEGEIVQPEDERYSPIRLFRSRCRPAEQRTLRVVEGDDFLSLHADSDDEGALQIDFSESQPDPRWKGVDLRRKILTQRRERYHRAPSPLPPPPPPPAPKRPTSKSHSGSSSGSCKKSKRERKRSREHKASKSKESYASSWNPKKKSKSRSKSKERRRSRHRTSRSRSHHRTSRSWSPSISTSLSAVGSSHTSAERRKSRRSKSKEKRRGRRSQSHSSSSRAHRSRHKDKHRGDSSRKKKKHSRSHSREKHPSRRLSKDKEREREVHLLEEPKSEKVLMERRRDARTVVPPSIQDLNDNDLFTIKRTITVNQQEKLEGLLETPERAKREVLYDSEGISFDTCFSDREPAEESKSSGARSVTKEEAVPSRKDKRPEEDTKQKLPKEKERKRTYPEDRPSTRDKYKKKLKEGPPCSEQQEMPKAEKKARPDRDKAGKKIKAGSHKESGKLGSGRKVKLQSKVAVLIREGVSSTTSVKEVGSIGVKFSRDKESRSPFLKSEEKVLMVGASGAGQGEMANVKEPGFKPKKAKGLKAKLGVKKLKGVKPKGASEPKKKKKLKVKTGLKKSKADSCSQGTSSPIRVKEEPSWSGSEKSEGTAKPPSPQPLAPGQELTPDSQTVDSSCKTPDVSFLPEDPPVEQPIVLEDEPEADSLSETKEEQPPQQPHHTPRTLPPPSAPMSWNLQGGVDCTSGVLALTALLFKMEEANLASRAKAQELIQATNQILTHTKPSTSLGPPQPPAPPTHPPVSHLTVPPVSYLLQSSLPMGGCGSTPPTPTGVLPGALSQAPAGPPSAGIFASSSGTDLGSTSSEGRGDSDKYLKKLHTQERAVEEVKLAIKPYYQKKEITKEEYKDILRKAVHKICHSKSGEINPVKVNNLVKAYVQRYKYFRKHGRKMDEEPGPPKEMGGLDKSGLPMPPL from the exons ATGACTCTAGGTACTGGCATGGGAATATCCAATGGGGGGCAGCAACGGCCGCAGAGTGCCACAGGCCGTGAATCCGAATCACAGCAGCGTTCCCAGCCACCGCCTGCCAACTCCTTGGACAAGGCCGATTCcagcacctcctcctcttcctcgtccTGCTCTTCATCAGCATCCTCTGTGTCTCGTCATCAAGGCCTCCCTGGCGATGGAGGTGGCTCTGTCAACCCTTGCCCTGCAATGCATTCTCCAGACTTGGATATTTATGATCCCTTCCATCCCACTGATGAAGATAACCTAAATGGCGATTTTGGCTTTGGTGATTCACCCCACAAAGAGTCAGAGGGTGGCCGACATGACCAGAAATATGACCCCTTTGACCCCACAGGCTCCAATCCCAGTTCTTCTGCTAGCACCCCTTCTcctgaggaggatgaggaggaggaggaggaggaggaggaggaagaggaagatgatcGTGACCAGCCGCCTCCTGACATGTCCCACAGTATCAGCCGCATCTCAGAAACTTTAGCTGGGATCTATGATGAGAACAGCTTGAGCCAAGATTTCCCCAGCTCAGACAAAGGGCAAGAGGATTCGGAGCCTGAAGCAGAACCTGGCAGAGATTATGAAAGTGAGTCTGTCTGTCCCACTGAGCCTCCAGAGGGTAAGGAGCCCCCTGGTGCTGATTCCACGCTCCCAGAGGAACTTCCACCAGCACAGTTGGACTCTAAAACTCCTGAACCACGCAGAAGGGTCTTTGTGGTAGACATAGCACCTAAAGGCCGCTTGGATGCCGAAGCAAAGCCCCAGCTAGAGGGTAAAGTGTCTCTGGAAGTAGTAACGGTCGGAAATGCCAAGCTAAGGACTGGGGAGAAAGCATCCAAGGGAAGTGGATATCACCGGGGTGGACGAAGGACCTCAATGGAATGGGATGGGAGTGGAGGTGGAGACTCAGAAATTGAGGAAGGGGAGATTGTCCAGCCAGAAGATGAAAGGTATAGTCCCATTCGACTGTTTCGGAGCAGGTGTCGCCCTGCTGAGCAGCGTACCCTGCGGGTGGTGGAAGGAGACGACTTCCTGTCATTACACGCTGACTCAGATGATGAAGGAGCCTTGCAGATTGACTTCAGTGAGAGCCAGCCGGATCCTCGTTGGAAAGGTGTGGATTTGAGGCGGAAGATCCTGACTCAACGCCGAGAACGTTACCATCGTGCCCCATCCCCCTtgccgccacctccccctcctccagcccccAAACGCCCCACTTCCAAGTCCCACTCCGGTTCTAGCTCCGGCTCCTGTAAGAAATCAAAGAGGGAGCGCAAAAGATCGCGAGAACACAAGGCTTCGAAATCCAAGGAATCGTATGCCTCTTCATGGAACCCGAAGAAGAAGTCCAAGTCTCGCTCCAAGTCCAAGGAGCGTCGACGCTCGCGTCACAGGACCTCCCGGTCTCGCTCGCATCACCGGACCTCCCGTTCCTGGTCACCCTCAATCAGCACCAGCTTGTCTGCGGTTGGTTCTTCGCACACCTCTGCAGAGCGTCGCAAAAGCAGGCGTTCTAAGTCAAAGGAGAAGCGGAGGGGGCGTCGTTCCCAatcacacagcagcagcagccgtgcCCATCGCAGCAGACACAAAGACAAACATCGTGGAGatagcagcaggaagaagaagaaacactCCCGGTCTCACTCACGTGAGAAACATCCCTCCCGTCGCTTATCTAAGGACAAGGAGCGGGAGCGGGAGGTCCACTTGCTGGAGGAACCCAAGTCAGAAAAGGTCTTGATGGAGAGACGGAGAGATGCACGGACTGTGGTGCCACCCTCAATCCAAGACCTCAATGACAATGACCTTTTCACCATCAAGCGGACCATCACAGTTAACCAGCAAGAGAAATTAGAGGGACTGTTGGAGACCCCAGAAAGAGCGAAGCGAGAGGTGCTCTATGACTCTGAGGGAATTAGCTTTGATACTTGTTTCTCAGACCGCGAGCCTGCTGAGGAATCCAAGTCCAGTGGGGCTCGCTCAGTAACCAAGGAGGAGGCAGTCCCCTCCCGTAAGGATAAGCGGCCCGAGGAGGACACCAAGCAGAAATTGCCTAAGGAGAAGGAACGCAAGAGGACCTACCCTGAGGACCGTCCCAGTACCCGTGACAAATACAAAAAGAAGCTCAAAGAGGGGCCTCCCTGTTCTGAACAGCAGGAGATGCCCAAGGCAGAAAAGAAAGCCCGACCCGATAGGGACAAGGCTGGGAAGAAAATTAAAGCTGGAAGTCACAAGGAGAGCGGCAAGCTAGGCTCAGGCCGGAAAGTGAAGCTCCAGTCTAAGGTGGCCGTGCTGATCCGGGAAGGGGTAAGCAGCACCACGTCAGTGAAGGAAGTCGGCTCCATTGGCGTGAAATTTAGCCGTGATAAGGAGAGCCGATCACCTTTCCTCAAGTCTGAGGAGAAGGTGCTGATGGTTGGGGCTTCAGGAGCAGGGCAAGGTGAGATGGCCAACGTCAAGGAGCCAGGTTTTAAGCCCAAGAAAGCCAAAGGACTAAAGGCCAAGTTGGGCGTGAAGAAGCTAAAGGGAGTCAAGCCAAAAGGTGCCTCAGagcccaaaaaaaagaaaaagctcaaGGTGAAGACAGGTCTGAAGAAGtcgaaagcagacagctgcagccAGGGCACAAGTAGCCCTATAAGGGTCAAGGAAGAGCCTTCATGGTCTGGCTCAGAGAAGTCAGAAGGCACTGCCAAGCCACCAAGCCCTCAGCCATTGGCTCCCGGCCAGGAGCTCACACCAGATTCCCAGACTGTGGATAGCAGTTGCAAGACTCCtgatgtctccttccttcctgaagacCCCCCGGTTGAGCAGCCCATTGTGCTGGAGGATGAGCCCGAAGCAGACAGCTTGTCTGAGACCAAAGAGGAGCAGCCGCCACAGCAGCCTCACCACACTCCACGCACTTTGCCTCCCCCATCTGCTCCCATGTCTTGGAACCTGCAGGGTGGGGTTGACTGCACCAGCGGCGTCTTGGCAT TGACTGCCTTGCTCTTCAAGATGGAAGAGGCCAACCTTGCAAGCCGGGCAAAAGCCCAGGAGCTTATTCAAGCAACCAACCAG ATCCTGACCCACACCAAGCCTTCAACCTCCTTGGGGCCTCCCCAACCACCggcaccacccacccacccacccgtgtCACATCTGACTGTCCCACCTGTCTCATACCTACTTCAGAGTTCCTTGCCTATGGGAGGATGTGGCTCAACGCCCCCCACCCCTACGGGGGTGCTGCCAGGGGCTTTGAGCCAGGCTCCGGCAGGTCCACCCTCGGCTGGCATCTTTGCTTCCTCGTCGGGCACCGATCTGGGCAGCACCAGCTCTGAGGGACGTGGAGACAGTGATAAG